A genomic window from Candidatus Methylacidiphilum fumarolicum includes:
- a CDS encoding phosphoketolase family protein yields the protein MAPDIENIDLHIDYWNAANYLAAAQFYLKENPLLLVPLRPEHLKPRIRGHWGSAPGLNLVYVQLNRLIQKTNAQFLFITGPGHCSSAILANLYLEGTYSEFYPEISQDLDGLTLFCRQFSSPGGVPSHVSAMTPGSIHEGGELGYSLLHAFGAVFDHPELIAAAVVSDGEAETGPLAASWQSINFLNPARDGAVLPIFHVNDGKLSGPTIFGRMEDKDIAMFFSGMGYEPLFVCGNDPRQVHTELGVALEKAYATIRQIQQEAKEKGVHSKPRWPMIVLRTPDGWTGPKEVDGVKIEGTYRSHRSPLMDARENPEHLKLLESWLKSYHPEKLFDESGKLRKDLSNLAPKGSLRMGASPYANGGSLLVDLVLPDYTEYQVGVKQPGNTVSEPTHVLGKYLRDVLRRNPTNFRIFCPDETDSNRLSAVFEVTNRCFVARTNPDDDHLSADGRIMEILSEHCCQGWLEGYLLSGRHGLLVSYEAFAMILDSMASQHAKWLKLYREIPWRKPIASLNYLLSSHVWRQEYDGYTHQGPGFIDTLINKKGNVIRIYLPPDTNTLLSVMDHCLRSRNYVNLIIAEKQPALNWLNMEEARAHCARGASIWTWASNDEGNPNIILGCAGDVPTLETVAASWLLQKHFPELKVKVVNVVDLMTLSPPAYHPHGMDEQRFIHLFSATQPVLFAFHGYPRMVHDLIHGRPNPARFHVRGYQEEGTTTTSFDMVVLNKMSRYHLAIDAIKYALKGVPHLRTKGENLIVFFERKIAEHTTYVRAHLDDMPEIKNWTWSNPSAS from the coding sequence ATGGCACCTGATATCGAAAACATCGATCTTCACATTGATTATTGGAACGCTGCAAATTATCTGGCAGCTGCCCAATTTTATTTAAAAGAAAATCCCCTCCTCCTAGTTCCATTAAGACCCGAACACCTGAAGCCACGCATTCGAGGTCATTGGGGATCAGCACCAGGATTAAATCTCGTTTATGTTCAGCTCAATAGGTTAATTCAAAAAACCAATGCTCAATTCCTTTTTATCACTGGACCCGGACATTGTTCCTCGGCGATTCTGGCAAACCTGTATTTGGAGGGGACGTATTCAGAATTTTATCCTGAAATTTCTCAAGATCTAGATGGTCTCACTCTTTTCTGCAGGCAATTTTCTTCTCCTGGCGGAGTTCCCAGCCATGTAAGCGCCATGACGCCAGGATCTATCCACGAAGGTGGTGAACTGGGCTACTCTCTTTTGCATGCATTTGGTGCCGTATTCGATCATCCTGAGCTTATTGCAGCAGCTGTTGTGAGTGATGGCGAAGCAGAAACTGGACCGTTGGCTGCTAGCTGGCAATCAATAAATTTTCTCAATCCCGCTAGGGATGGAGCTGTCTTACCGATTTTCCATGTAAATGATGGAAAACTTTCTGGCCCCACTATCTTCGGAAGGATGGAAGATAAAGACATAGCTATGTTTTTTTCTGGCATGGGTTATGAGCCTCTCTTTGTTTGTGGAAACGACCCAAGGCAGGTCCATACGGAACTAGGTGTTGCTTTAGAAAAAGCCTACGCAACGATTCGGCAGATTCAACAAGAGGCAAAAGAAAAAGGGGTGCATTCCAAGCCTCGATGGCCCATGATCGTGTTGAGAACTCCAGATGGGTGGACTGGCCCCAAAGAAGTGGACGGTGTAAAAATAGAAGGCACTTATCGCTCTCATAGAAGTCCGCTGATGGATGCACGAGAAAATCCTGAACATTTGAAACTTTTAGAATCTTGGCTTAAGAGTTACCATCCTGAAAAACTGTTTGATGAATCTGGAAAACTACGAAAAGATCTTTCAAATCTTGCCCCAAAAGGAAGCCTTCGAATGGGTGCAAGTCCTTATGCGAATGGGGGAAGTCTTTTAGTCGATTTGGTTTTGCCTGATTACACTGAATACCAAGTTGGTGTCAAACAACCTGGAAATACCGTATCAGAACCCACACATGTTCTAGGAAAGTATCTTCGAGATGTGCTTCGAAGAAATCCAACAAACTTTCGTATCTTTTGTCCTGATGAAACGGATTCGAATCGGCTTTCAGCTGTTTTCGAGGTTACAAATCGCTGTTTTGTAGCCAGGACAAATCCAGATGACGATCATCTATCTGCTGATGGAAGGATCATGGAAATTTTGAGCGAACACTGCTGCCAAGGTTGGCTTGAAGGCTACCTTCTTAGCGGCAGACATGGACTGTTGGTTTCTTACGAAGCTTTCGCCATGATTCTTGATTCAATGGCAAGTCAACATGCCAAGTGGCTAAAACTGTACAGGGAAATACCGTGGAGAAAACCTATAGCTTCTCTTAATTATCTATTGTCTTCCCATGTATGGCGCCAGGAATACGATGGATATACCCATCAAGGCCCTGGATTTATCGATACACTGATTAATAAAAAGGGAAACGTCATCAGAATCTATCTGCCACCAGATACAAATACATTGCTTTCGGTCATGGATCATTGTTTAAGAAGCAGAAACTATGTTAATCTGATCATCGCTGAAAAGCAACCAGCTCTAAATTGGCTTAATATGGAGGAAGCTCGTGCTCATTGTGCCCGAGGGGCTTCTATTTGGACCTGGGCTAGTAATGATGAAGGAAACCCTAATATCATTCTCGGTTGTGCGGGGGATGTCCCAACATTGGAAACAGTGGCTGCTTCTTGGCTTCTACAAAAACATTTTCCTGAGCTTAAAGTCAAAGTAGTGAATGTTGTCGATCTGATGACCCTTTCCCCCCCAGCCTATCATCCTCATGGAATGGATGAACAGAGATTTATTCATCTTTTTAGTGCCACTCAACCTGTCCTTTTTGCTTTTCATGGATACCCTAGAATGGTCCACGACCTCATTCATGGACGACCTAATCCGGCCAGGTTCCACGTCCGTGGTTACCAGGAAGAGGGAACAACCACAACCTCTTTTGACATGGTCGTTCTCAATAAGATGAGCCGGTACCACCTGGCCATTGATGCAATCAAATACGCTTTAAAAGGTGTCCCTCATCTCCGAACAAAAGGAGAAAATTTGATCGTCTTTTTTGAAAGAAAAATAGCTGAACACACTACTTATGTTCGAGCCCACCTGGATGATATGCCAGAAATTAAAAATTGGACCTGGAGCAATCCTTCAGCTAGTTAA
- a CDS encoding DNA topoisomerase III, with translation MGKKLVIAEKPSVAQDIAEALGGFPKGRHAVYENEKMVISSAVGHVVELCLPAEMDVRHKKWSLANLPILPASFSLKPIEKSKERLDLLVSLLHREDIDLIINACDAGREGELVFRYLIRYANVNKPIQRLWLQSMTKEAIIEAFRNLRTLNEVEGLACAAVSRSESDWLIGINGTRALTAIHSKSNGFRLTSVGRVQTPTLAMVVARDKEILQFKPQTYWEIVGTFRSRQGEYKGKWFLEKSSQSDKEDNHPERLWNQEQCQKIVEKCLNKWGNATEEKRLSLQSPPLLFDLTTLQREANYRLGYSAQKTLQIAQSLYENHKLITYPRTDSKFLPEDYVDRVKEVLKSLSTESFLAFAREILAHGWVNPKNRIFNNQKVSDHFAIIPTTNTPKSLNASEEKIYQLIVRRFLASFYPPAEWDVTKRITIIEEEAFKTEGKSLRSAGWLKVYGAVQSTENKEEKEQSLCPIEQGERVLAIALETITKETKPPAHFTEATLLSAMESAGNLVEDETLREAMSKKGLGTPATRAAIIEGLIEDGYIRRQKGKELLATPKAFSLIELLEAINIHTLRSAELTGEWEFKLQQMEKGNYPQEKFMKEIYQLTESIVEKVKAFGSIDNFRKPLPISSPQGHAIEETLYEYRSLDNSFRLTKYIAGRPLFPNELEGLLTNKEIGPLKGFYNKSGDPFSASLKLDDESGHVSFGYEKKEPQENIEEILSEESLGSCPLDQASVVETKGYYACANFFQSSQNGSRKCTFRINKEILGQELSREEMQKLLKEKKTSLLTQFRSKKRKKNFSAHLVLNEEGKISFEFPAKESKKNGAISRSKKGETSKKRKSSKKTSETKKKPSPKSKN, from the coding sequence ATGGGTAAAAAATTGGTTATTGCAGAGAAGCCTAGTGTGGCTCAAGATATTGCCGAAGCTTTGGGAGGATTTCCTAAAGGACGGCATGCGGTTTATGAAAATGAAAAGATGGTGATTAGTTCAGCAGTCGGACATGTCGTTGAACTCTGCCTGCCTGCGGAAATGGATGTTCGACACAAAAAATGGTCTTTAGCCAACCTCCCCATTCTCCCAGCTTCCTTTTCCTTAAAACCGATAGAAAAATCGAAAGAAAGACTCGATCTCCTGGTTTCTTTGCTCCATAGAGAGGACATTGATCTGATTATCAATGCTTGTGATGCTGGAAGAGAAGGAGAGCTTGTTTTCAGGTATCTCATTCGCTATGCGAATGTCAATAAACCCATACAAAGGCTTTGGCTTCAGTCGATGACCAAAGAAGCCATTATCGAAGCCTTTAGAAATCTAAGAACATTAAACGAAGTAGAGGGCTTGGCCTGTGCAGCAGTATCAAGATCAGAAAGCGATTGGCTTATTGGCATAAATGGAACAAGGGCCCTTACCGCTATCCATTCCAAATCCAATGGATTTAGGCTAACTTCCGTCGGTAGAGTGCAGACTCCGACCTTGGCAATGGTTGTAGCGAGGGATAAAGAAATCCTTCAATTCAAACCACAGACTTATTGGGAAATCGTGGGAACATTTCGATCCCGTCAAGGAGAATATAAAGGGAAATGGTTTTTAGAAAAAAGCTCTCAATCAGACAAAGAAGACAATCACCCTGAACGGCTATGGAATCAGGAACAATGTCAGAAAATTGTGGAAAAATGCTTGAACAAATGGGGGAATGCCACTGAAGAAAAAAGACTTTCCTTACAGTCCCCTCCCTTACTCTTTGACCTTACAACACTTCAAAGAGAAGCTAATTATCGTTTAGGCTACAGCGCCCAGAAAACCTTACAGATTGCGCAATCCTTATATGAAAATCACAAACTGATTACTTATCCACGGACGGATTCTAAATTTCTTCCTGAAGATTATGTCGACAGAGTCAAAGAAGTGCTGAAAAGTCTTTCTACTGAATCATTTCTAGCTTTTGCTAGAGAAATCTTAGCTCATGGATGGGTGAATCCAAAGAATAGGATCTTTAATAACCAGAAGGTTTCCGATCATTTTGCCATTATTCCAACAACTAATACCCCTAAATCCCTCAATGCTAGTGAGGAAAAAATTTATCAACTTATTGTAAGAAGATTTTTGGCTTCCTTTTACCCTCCAGCCGAATGGGATGTAACAAAACGGATTACAATTATTGAAGAGGAAGCTTTTAAAACCGAAGGCAAAAGCCTTAGATCCGCTGGCTGGTTAAAAGTTTATGGAGCCGTACAATCTACAGAAAACAAAGAGGAAAAGGAACAATCGCTCTGCCCAATCGAACAAGGAGAAAGAGTTTTAGCTATTGCATTGGAAACCATTACTAAAGAAACAAAACCCCCAGCTCATTTTACAGAAGCAACCCTTCTTTCAGCCATGGAAAGTGCAGGCAATCTTGTTGAAGATGAAACGCTTCGTGAAGCCATGTCGAAAAAAGGGTTGGGAACCCCGGCAACCAGAGCTGCAATTATTGAAGGATTGATAGAAGATGGTTACATTCGAAGGCAAAAGGGGAAAGAACTTTTGGCTACCCCAAAGGCATTTTCTCTCATTGAACTGTTGGAAGCTATCAATATCCACACCTTAAGATCCGCTGAACTTACTGGAGAATGGGAATTTAAACTACAGCAGATGGAAAAAGGGAACTATCCTCAAGAAAAATTCATGAAGGAAATCTACCAGCTGACCGAATCGATTGTCGAAAAAGTCAAAGCTTTCGGTTCAATCGATAATTTTAGAAAACCTCTTCCCATTTCTAGTCCTCAAGGCCATGCCATCGAAGAAACCTTGTACGAATACAGATCCCTTGATAACTCCTTTCGATTGACAAAGTATATCGCTGGACGGCCGCTATTTCCCAACGAACTGGAAGGTCTGCTTACCAACAAAGAAATTGGCCCTCTTAAAGGCTTTTATAATAAAAGCGGGGATCCTTTTAGCGCCTCTTTAAAATTAGATGACGAAAGTGGTCATGTCAGTTTTGGTTATGAAAAAAAGGAACCACAAGAAAACATTGAAGAAATTCTTTCTGAAGAATCTCTTGGAAGTTGCCCTCTGGATCAAGCATCGGTAGTGGAAACTAAAGGATACTATGCCTGTGCTAATTTTTTTCAATCCTCGCAAAATGGAAGCCGCAAGTGTACATTTAGAATAAATAAAGAAATTCTTGGTCAAGAATTATCCAGAGAGGAAATGCAAAAGCTTCTGAAAGAGAAAAAGACCTCTCTTCTTACCCAATTTCGATCTAAAAAGAGAAAGAAAAACTTTTCAGCCCATCTTGTTTTGAACGAAGAAGGAAAGATCAGCTTCGAATTTCCTGCTAAGGAGAGCAAGAAGAATGGAGCTATTAGCCGATCCAAAAAAGGAGAAACTTCTAAAAAAAGAAAATCCTCAAAAAAAACCTCCGAAACTAAAAAGAAGCCATCTCCAAAAAGCAAGAATTAA
- the dprA gene encoding DNA-processing protein DprA codes for MNNDYKVRLYLRFLQIPEIGSATGAKIMTGCGGIENVFNATSKEIAEKCGLSQKITQKIFLPIDEYKINEKINQCRNLGIEAICYEDPTYPSVLKAIDSPPLLLYCKGQIPKKWNYGIAIVGSRNPTPYGIKIARRLAYQIARVGFAVISDCALGIDTHAHLGALAAEGITWAVMGSGLDRCYPPQNLELLGKVMKKGLILSEFPPGTAPSRSTVFLKNRIISGLSIGVVVVEAAQGCASLLIARIALEQDRQLFAIPGRIDNPYAFGPNQLIKEGAKLVCALEDILEEISYLSPLVYSKTGDKARASKIKLSKDE; via the coding sequence ATGAACAATGATTACAAAGTAAGACTTTATCTTCGATTTTTACAAATTCCGGAAATAGGATCGGCAACGGGAGCAAAAATCATGACCGGTTGTGGTGGCATTGAAAATGTCTTCAATGCTACATCAAAAGAGATTGCTGAAAAATGTGGTTTAAGCCAAAAAATCACTCAGAAAATTTTCCTGCCCATTGATGAATATAAGATTAATGAGAAAATCAACCAGTGTAGGAACCTTGGCATAGAGGCAATTTGTTACGAGGACCCTACGTATCCTTCGGTACTCAAAGCTATTGATTCTCCGCCCTTACTGCTTTATTGCAAAGGACAGATTCCTAAAAAATGGAACTATGGTATTGCCATCGTGGGAAGCAGAAATCCAACCCCTTATGGCATAAAAATAGCTAGAAGACTCGCCTATCAAATTGCTAGGGTTGGATTTGCTGTCATTTCAGATTGTGCTTTGGGTATAGATACCCACGCTCATCTTGGAGCTCTAGCTGCAGAGGGAATTACATGGGCCGTAATGGGTTCAGGACTGGATAGGTGTTATCCTCCTCAGAATCTTGAATTGTTAGGAAAGGTCATGAAAAAAGGATTGATCCTTAGTGAATTTCCTCCTGGAACAGCACCTAGCCGATCCACAGTTTTTCTCAAAAATAGGATTATTAGTGGCTTATCTATTGGGGTGGTGGTTGTGGAAGCTGCTCAGGGATGTGCCTCCCTTTTAATTGCTCGCATAGCTCTGGAACAGGATAGACAACTTTTTGCTATTCCTGGTCGAATAGACAATCCCTATGCTTTTGGCCCCAATCAGCTTATCAAAGAGGGAGCAAAGCTTGTATGTGCCTTAGAGGATATTCTTGAAGAGATTAGTTATTTATCCCCTTTGGTCTATTCAAAGACAGGGGATAAAGCGAGAGCCTCGAAAATTAAACTGTCTAAGGATGAATAA
- the aroB gene encoding 3-dehydroquinate synthase, which translates to MNNENLIIRVSTPSRNYLVRIGRGLLQSSGLLASQLGLKDRVVLLHDEAVKTYALQIVDSLKGYGFKPEIISIASGEKSKSFRTLEAIVKRLADMKLDRKSTLLALGGGVTGDLVGFAASIFLRGISFILIPTTLLAMVDSSIGGKTGINLPQGKNLIGSFYQPLEVWIDPEVLHTLSPRLLSAGMAEVIKYGMIAEEKLLEEIEKKEEANLLDLIKRSVEIKAKIVSEDEQEKTGKRAILNFGHTLGHALEAANKYKDLLHGEAVAIGMHAACLLSNWLLAFPLSAIERLKHILQLYSLPLTATGFSKQAIFHALDLDKKRVQGVNSWILLQSIGFPVVSKEVKKADIDRVLKEIVQGR; encoded by the coding sequence ATGAATAACGAAAATCTTATTATAAGGGTATCAACCCCAAGTAGAAACTATTTGGTTCGGATAGGCAGAGGCCTCTTACAGTCAAGTGGTTTGCTTGCCTCCCAATTAGGTTTGAAAGACCGAGTCGTTCTTTTACATGACGAAGCAGTCAAAACTTATGCCCTTCAAATAGTTGATTCACTGAAAGGCTATGGCTTCAAACCTGAGATTATTTCTATTGCTTCGGGAGAAAAATCAAAAAGTTTTAGGACTCTTGAAGCAATTGTCAAAAGGCTTGCAGATATGAAGTTGGATCGCAAAAGTACGCTACTAGCTTTGGGCGGGGGTGTTACAGGCGATCTCGTTGGATTTGCTGCTTCTATATTCCTTAGAGGAATATCTTTCATTCTCATTCCTACAACCCTTTTAGCAATGGTTGATAGTTCTATTGGAGGAAAAACAGGCATTAATCTTCCCCAAGGAAAAAATTTAATTGGCTCTTTCTATCAGCCACTTGAAGTATGGATCGATCCAGAAGTTTTGCATACGCTCTCACCAAGGCTCCTCAGTGCAGGTATGGCTGAAGTCATCAAATACGGAATGATTGCTGAGGAAAAGTTGCTGGAGGAGATTGAAAAAAAAGAGGAAGCCAATCTCCTTGATCTGATAAAAAGAAGTGTTGAAATCAAAGCAAAAATAGTAAGTGAAGACGAACAAGAAAAAACTGGGAAAAGAGCTATTCTCAATTTTGGCCATACTCTAGGACATGCCCTAGAAGCAGCCAACAAGTATAAAGATCTTTTGCATGGGGAAGCCGTTGCTATCGGAATGCATGCTGCCTGTTTGCTCTCCAATTGGTTATTGGCTTTTCCACTATCTGCGATTGAAAGATTAAAACACATTTTGCAATTATACTCATTACCTCTGACCGCTACAGGGTTTTCTAAACAAGCAATCTTCCATGCCCTTGATTTAGACAAAAAAAGAGTTCAAGGTGTTAATTCTTGGATTCTCCTTCAGTCAATCGGTTTTCCTGTTGTTAGCAAAGAGGTAAAAAAAGCCGATATTGATCGAGTACTAAAAGAAATCGTACAAGGCCGCTAA
- the dnaE gene encoding DNA polymerase III subunit alpha: MSDGFVHLHLHSEYSLLDASARIKDIVNKAKQLGMPAVALTDHGNLYGTIEFYKACIQENIKPIIGCEAYITAGSRFDRKGSREKIYHITLLAKNQQGYKNLLRLISLSHLEGFYYKPRIDRALLKECGQGIIGTSGCMNGEIPQKILEEDIKAAKNLVEEYSRLFEPDCFYLEIQNHGLKEEATIREVLADFSKSLGLPLVATNDVHYIEQEDSQFHDVLLCIGTASQINDSKRKKYPCAEFYFKSLQQMEELFKEYPQALENTLTIANQCDVTIELGKNRFPAYHPPAPYSQKEYLKKLCYEGLEKRFGDRNLEEKEKIKERLDYELSVIEKTGFSSYFLIVWDFIHYAKKEGIPVGPGRGSAAGSLTAYVLEITDIDPLKYGLVFERFLNPQRVSPPDIDIDFCYNRRSEVIDYVRKKYGERSVAQIITFGTMGAKMAVRDVARVLGLSYQEADRIAKMIPTDSSMTIEKAKELNPLLQQLYAHDPQCQEVLNIASKLEGLTRQAGVHAAGVVISDGDLLDFVPLSRGDHEEIVTQWSMEPISEIGLLKMDFLGLKTLTVISECLELIKKCGENQTLDPNRFPLDDKKTYELLGLGWTIGVFQLESPGMVELAKKLKPGNIEDIIALVALYRPGPMENIPAYAERKLGKVPITYDHPLLEPILKDTYGVMIYQEQVMQAASVLAGYSLGESDLLRRAMGKKKPEEMRKHRSLFVKGCKEKNNIPEEKANQIFETLEKFAGYGFNKAHSACYGYLAYVTAYLKANFPVFYLCTLLSNELGDTEKISQLVSECRRMGIAVLPPDILKSEVRFSVENGAIRWGLSAIKNVGESVAEAIVRARKKHGDFTSLYDLCAHLDCPLNKKFLESLIKSGACDSLRKSRKELLESLGEAMAAGNKTSKERLSGQQSLFEETKENNPNASGIAEEYPLNLRLQWEKELLGIYLSGHPIDEWIPLIKLFQQIPISQLQELADNTRLYIPGIITQIERKTSQKSKKPYVKLMLEDQTGHIEVILFSDTFQSTPSSEWGAKAFIVDGQINKKEEIVSIRSSHLFTIEEAIEHLKPMLYLTITEENWTPNHWKKLHDILLKHPGNAPVVLRYLTKELVCEITTGETFKVNVFPSHLPSLLQELTALLPQDSLKLKFNKSPHDHSKQRSLHYS; encoded by the coding sequence ATGAGTGATGGCTTTGTTCATCTCCATCTCCATTCAGAATACAGTCTTCTTGATGCATCCGCTCGAATCAAAGACATCGTCAACAAAGCTAAACAGTTGGGCATGCCAGCGGTAGCGCTCACTGATCATGGAAATCTTTACGGGACGATCGAATTTTACAAAGCTTGCATTCAAGAAAACATCAAACCCATCATCGGCTGTGAAGCTTATATAACTGCTGGAAGCCGATTTGACCGCAAAGGCAGCAGAGAGAAAATCTACCATATTACTCTTTTAGCTAAGAATCAACAAGGATATAAGAATCTTTTAAGACTTATTTCCTTATCTCATCTAGAAGGATTCTATTACAAACCCAGAATCGATCGGGCTCTGCTTAAAGAATGTGGCCAAGGGATTATTGGTACGAGTGGCTGCATGAATGGGGAGATTCCACAAAAGATTTTGGAAGAAGATATCAAAGCAGCTAAAAACCTTGTCGAAGAGTATAGCCGTCTATTTGAGCCCGATTGTTTTTATTTAGAAATACAAAACCATGGCTTAAAAGAAGAAGCTACAATAAGAGAAGTGCTCGCTGATTTTTCTAAGAGTTTGGGACTGCCTTTGGTTGCTACTAATGATGTCCACTACATCGAGCAAGAAGACTCACAATTCCATGATGTTTTACTCTGTATTGGAACAGCCAGCCAGATCAATGATAGTAAAAGAAAGAAATACCCTTGCGCTGAATTTTACTTCAAATCCCTTCAACAAATGGAAGAGCTTTTTAAGGAATATCCTCAAGCACTAGAAAACACTTTGACCATAGCCAATCAATGTGATGTTACCATTGAGTTAGGTAAAAACCGGTTTCCTGCCTATCATCCTCCTGCTCCCTATAGTCAAAAAGAATATTTAAAAAAGCTCTGTTATGAAGGCTTAGAAAAAAGATTTGGCGACAGGAACTTAGAGGAAAAGGAGAAAATAAAAGAAAGATTGGATTATGAACTGTCCGTAATAGAAAAGACAGGTTTTTCGAGTTATTTTTTAATAGTATGGGATTTTATCCATTATGCCAAAAAAGAAGGCATTCCTGTAGGTCCAGGGAGAGGCAGTGCAGCAGGTAGCCTAACAGCCTATGTCCTAGAAATCACTGATATTGACCCTTTAAAGTATGGATTGGTCTTTGAAAGATTTCTCAATCCACAAAGGGTTTCGCCTCCTGATATTGACATCGATTTTTGTTATAACCGCCGTTCAGAGGTTATTGATTATGTCAGGAAAAAATATGGGGAGAGATCTGTCGCCCAAATTATTACTTTTGGGACGATGGGAGCAAAGATGGCGGTAAGAGATGTTGCTAGAGTGCTGGGCCTAAGCTATCAAGAAGCGGATCGTATTGCCAAGATGATCCCAACTGACTCGTCAATGACCATAGAGAAAGCCAAAGAACTTAATCCGCTCCTTCAACAACTCTATGCTCATGATCCACAATGCCAAGAAGTTCTTAATATCGCCTCCAAACTGGAAGGATTAACTAGACAGGCCGGAGTGCATGCAGCTGGGGTTGTTATTTCTGATGGAGATTTGCTCGATTTTGTCCCTCTTTCTCGCGGAGATCATGAGGAAATAGTGACTCAATGGTCCATGGAACCTATTTCAGAAATCGGACTGCTGAAAATGGATTTCTTAGGGCTAAAAACGCTAACTGTCATTTCTGAATGTTTGGAGCTTATAAAAAAATGCGGGGAAAATCAAACTCTTGACCCAAATCGTTTTCCCCTTGATGACAAGAAAACATACGAGCTTTTGGGCCTTGGATGGACCATAGGTGTATTTCAGCTGGAATCACCAGGTATGGTTGAGCTAGCTAAAAAACTTAAACCAGGAAATATCGAAGATATCATAGCTCTAGTAGCCCTTTATAGACCAGGACCAATGGAAAATATTCCTGCGTATGCTGAGAGAAAGTTAGGCAAGGTGCCTATAACCTATGATCATCCTCTTTTAGAACCGATTCTAAAGGATACGTACGGGGTTATGATCTATCAGGAACAAGTCATGCAAGCGGCTAGCGTGTTGGCCGGTTATTCTCTAGGAGAATCAGATCTTCTGAGAAGAGCCATGGGTAAAAAAAAGCCTGAAGAAATGCGAAAGCACCGAAGCCTATTTGTAAAAGGATGTAAGGAAAAAAACAACATTCCTGAAGAAAAGGCGAACCAGATTTTCGAAACGCTGGAAAAGTTTGCTGGTTATGGTTTTAATAAAGCTCATAGCGCCTGTTATGGTTATTTGGCTTATGTTACTGCTTATCTCAAAGCAAACTTCCCTGTATTTTACCTTTGCACGCTTTTATCTAACGAGTTAGGAGACACCGAAAAAATCTCCCAACTTGTTTCCGAATGCAGACGAATGGGTATAGCCGTTTTACCCCCCGATATTCTCAAAAGCGAGGTACGCTTTTCAGTAGAAAATGGAGCGATCCGCTGGGGACTTTCAGCAATTAAAAACGTAGGAGAGTCTGTTGCTGAAGCAATAGTACGAGCAAGGAAAAAACATGGCGATTTTACTTCCCTGTATGACCTGTGTGCGCATCTTGACTGTCCATTAAATAAAAAGTTCTTAGAAAGTCTGATTAAATCGGGTGCTTGTGATAGCCTTAGAAAAAGTAGAAAAGAATTGCTTGAGAGTCTTGGAGAGGCAATGGCTGCGGGAAACAAAACTTCCAAAGAAAGGTTAAGTGGCCAACAGAGTCTTTTTGAAGAAACCAAAGAGAATAATCCTAATGCTTCTGGAATAGCCGAAGAGTATCCACTGAACCTTCGGCTCCAATGGGAAAAGGAACTATTAGGAATCTATTTAAGTGGTCATCCAATTGATGAATGGATTCCTCTGATCAAGTTATTCCAACAAATCCCAATTTCCCAGCTTCAAGAGCTGGCTGATAATACTCGGCTTTACATCCCTGGAATTATCACTCAAATTGAGAGAAAGACTTCCCAAAAATCCAAAAAACCCTACGTGAAGCTTATGCTCGAAGATCAGACTGGACATATCGAAGTCATTCTTTTTTCCGACACATTTCAATCGACTCCTTCCAGTGAATGGGGAGCAAAGGCTTTTATTGTAGATGGTCAGATAAATAAAAAAGAAGAAATTGTTTCGATTCGATCTTCACATCTTTTTACCATAGAAGAAGCTATTGAGCACTTAAAACCCATGCTTTATTTGACCATTACTGAAGAAAACTGGACCCCAAACCACTGGAAGAAGCTGCACGATATTCTTTTAAAGCATCCAGGCAATGCTCCTGTTGTATTAAGGTATCTAACAAAAGAACTCGTATGCGAAATCACCACCGGCGAAACCTTTAAGGTAAATGTTTTTCCTTCTCATCTGCCTTCCCTTTTGCAGGAGTTAACTGCTCTGCTCCCTCAAGACTCCTTAAAACTGAAATTTAATAAATCTCCCCACGACCATTCTAAGCAAAGATCACTTCACTACTCATGA